One stretch of Tribolium castaneum strain GA2 chromosome 5, icTriCast1.1, whole genome shotgun sequence DNA includes these proteins:
- the LOC658283 gene encoding choline-phosphate cytidylyltransferase A isoform X2 encodes MPRKLKKSICRPAPFSDEPEAIRIRELCDYLQRITYEMAYSGKAPRPVRVYADGIYDLFHQGHARQLLQAKNVFPNVYLIVGVCNDKLTHSQKGRTVMNEAERYEAVRHCRYVDEVVRDAPWEVDEAYMLKHKIDFIAHDDLPYGTDDSNDIYAPWKAKGMFVATERTEGVSTSDIVARIVRDYDIYVRRNLARGYSAKDLNISYLSEKKIRLQNKMHELKDKGRRVIDTIGERKDDMIAKWEEKSREFIENFLLLFGRERLTNIWNESKGKIMNALSPPSSPLPPASPTNGECDFGEEGIPPRKNARYESPGSSSSARTKYLNEDYSDEDEFFPVENGVKE; translated from the exons ATGCcaaggaaattaaaaaag TCGATCTGTAGACCGGCACCGTTCAGCGATGAGCCGGAAGCGATACGAATCCGAGAATTGTGCGATTACTTGCAAAGGATCACCTACGAAATGGCGTACAGTGGGAAGGCGCCGAGGCCGGTGCGGGTTTACGCCGATGGAATCTACGACCTGTTTCACCAAGGACACGCCAGGCAACTTCTGCAAGCCAAAAATGTGTTCCCCAATGTCTACCTCATCGTGGGAG TGTGCAACGACAAGCTGACGCACAGCCAAAAGGGGCGCACTGTGATGAACGAGGCGGAGCGCTACGAAGCGGTGCGCCACTGCCGCTACGTGGACGAAGTGGTCCGAGACGCCCCGTGGGAGGTGGACGAGGCGTACATGCTGAAGCACAAGATCGATTTCATCGCCCACGACGACCTGCCCTACGGCACCGACGACAGCAACGACATCTACGCCCCTTGGAAAGCCAAGGGAATGTTTGTAGCGACGGAGCGAACGGAAGGCGTCTCCACGTCCGACATCGTCGCTCGGATAGTCCGAGACTACGATATCTACGTGCGGAGGAACCTGGCAAGGGGCTACTCGGCCAAAGACCTCAACATTTCCTATCTTAGTGAGAAGAAGATCCGCCTCCAGAACAAGATGCACGAGTTGAAGGACAAGGGCCGGAGGGTGATCGACACGATCGGGGAGCGGAAGGACGACATGATCGCCAAGTGGGAGGAAAAGTCGCGGGAGTTTATCGAGAATTTCCTCCTACTGTTCGGGAGGGAAAGACTGACGAATATTTGGAACGAGTCCAAAGGGAAGATTATGAATGCGCTGAGCCCTCCCAGCTCGCCCCTCCCGCCGGCCTCCCCCACGAACGGGGAGTGCGACTTCGGCGAGGAGGGGATTCCCCCGAGGAAAAACGCCCGGTATGAGTCACCGGGGTCGTCTTCGTCAGCTAGGACCAAGTATCTGAATGAGGATTATAGTGACGAGGACGAGTTTTTCCCGGTGGAAAACGGGGTGAAAGAGTAA
- the LOC658283 gene encoding choline-phosphate cytidylyltransferase A isoform X1: MLDLHESATQNLIMSRKRTRSRSEDNVTTNHVQNLTNSICRPAPFSDEPEAIRIRELCDYLQRITYEMAYSGKAPRPVRVYADGIYDLFHQGHARQLLQAKNVFPNVYLIVGVCNDKLTHSQKGRTVMNEAERYEAVRHCRYVDEVVRDAPWEVDEAYMLKHKIDFIAHDDLPYGTDDSNDIYAPWKAKGMFVATERTEGVSTSDIVARIVRDYDIYVRRNLARGYSAKDLNISYLSEKKIRLQNKMHELKDKGRRVIDTIGERKDDMIAKWEEKSREFIENFLLLFGRERLTNIWNESKGKIMNALSPPSSPLPPASPTNGECDFGEEGIPPRKNARYESPGSSSSARTKYLNEDYSDEDEFFPVENGVKE, translated from the exons TCGATCTGTAGACCGGCACCGTTCAGCGATGAGCCGGAAGCGATACGAATCCGAGAATTGTGCGATTACTTGCAAAGGATCACCTACGAAATGGCGTACAGTGGGAAGGCGCCGAGGCCGGTGCGGGTTTACGCCGATGGAATCTACGACCTGTTTCACCAAGGACACGCCAGGCAACTTCTGCAAGCCAAAAATGTGTTCCCCAATGTCTACCTCATCGTGGGAG TGTGCAACGACAAGCTGACGCACAGCCAAAAGGGGCGCACTGTGATGAACGAGGCGGAGCGCTACGAAGCGGTGCGCCACTGCCGCTACGTGGACGAAGTGGTCCGAGACGCCCCGTGGGAGGTGGACGAGGCGTACATGCTGAAGCACAAGATCGATTTCATCGCCCACGACGACCTGCCCTACGGCACCGACGACAGCAACGACATCTACGCCCCTTGGAAAGCCAAGGGAATGTTTGTAGCGACGGAGCGAACGGAAGGCGTCTCCACGTCCGACATCGTCGCTCGGATAGTCCGAGACTACGATATCTACGTGCGGAGGAACCTGGCAAGGGGCTACTCGGCCAAAGACCTCAACATTTCCTATCTTAGTGAGAAGAAGATCCGCCTCCAGAACAAGATGCACGAGTTGAAGGACAAGGGCCGGAGGGTGATCGACACGATCGGGGAGCGGAAGGACGACATGATCGCCAAGTGGGAGGAAAAGTCGCGGGAGTTTATCGAGAATTTCCTCCTACTGTTCGGGAGGGAAAGACTGACGAATATTTGGAACGAGTCCAAAGGGAAGATTATGAATGCGCTGAGCCCTCCCAGCTCGCCCCTCCCGCCGGCCTCCCCCACGAACGGGGAGTGCGACTTCGGCGAGGAGGGGATTCCCCCGAGGAAAAACGCCCGGTATGAGTCACCGGGGTCGTCTTCGTCAGCTAGGACCAAGTATCTGAATGAGGATTATAGTGACGAGGACGAGTTTTTCCCGGTGGAAAACGGGGTGAAAGAGTAA
- the Bmcp gene encoding mitochondrial uncoupling protein Bmcp: MVGGGSGISKRDWRPFVYGGLASCVAEFGTFPIDTSKTRLQIQGQTLDKNHATLKYRGMVDCLLKIGKHEGFAGLYSGIWPAVLRQATYGTIKFGTYYSLKQIIVEYNGRESVTVNLCCAVIAGAVSSAIATPTDVIKVRMQVQGIQANVGLIDCFKDVYTHEGISGLWKGVSPTAQRAAVIAAVELPVYDFCKSRLINTFGDNIANHFVSSLFASLGSAIASTPIDVVRTRLMNQRKLKTGGLLPAHIYTSTANCFYQTFKNEGFWAFYKGFVPTLFRMGPWNIIFFITYEQLKKLY; this comes from the exons ATGGTGGGTGGCGGTAGTGGCATCTCCAAGAGAGATTGGCGACCTTTCGTGTACGGCGGCCTCGCATCTTGTGTTGCAGAATTCG GGACGTTCCCTATCGACACCTCCAAGACAAGGCTGCAGATTCAGGGCCAAACGTTGGACAAGAACCATGCCACGCTCAAGTACCGGGGCATGGTGGACTGTCTGCTGAAAATAGGGAAGCACGAGGGCTTCGCGGGGCTGTATTCTGG TATTTGGCCGGCGGTGCTGCGACAAGCCACTTACGGGACTATTAAGTTCGGTACTTACTACTCTCTTAAGCAGATTATTGTTGAGTATAATGGCAGGGAGAGTGTCACTGTTAATTTGTGCTGTGCTGTGATAGCGGGGGCGGTGTCGAGCGCCATCGCCACCCCTACTGATGTTATCAAAGTTCGGATGCAAGTGCAGGGGATTCAAGCCAATGTGGGCCTGATTGACTGCTTCAAGGACGTTTACACTCACGAAGGAATCTCAGGGTTGTGGAAA gggGTCAGTCCCACCGCTCAAAGAGCTGCAGTGATTGCCGCAGTTGAGTTGCCAGTATACGACTTTTGCAAAAGTCGGCTAATTAACACATTCGGTGATAATATTGCAAATCATTTTGT TTCTAGTCTTTTCGCCAGTTTAGGAAGCGCGATAGCTTCAACTCCTATAGATGTAGTGAGA ACCAGGTTAATGAaccaaagaaaattaaaaacaggtGGTCTCTTACCCGCCCATATTTATACAAGCACTGCTAATTGTTTCTACCAGACATTCAAAAACGAAGGTTTTTGGGCATTTTACAAAGGATTCGTCCCAACGTTGTTTAGGATGGGGCCTTGGAATATAATCTTCTTCATAACTTACGAGCAGTTGAAGAAATTGTATTGA
- the EMC5 gene encoding ER membrane protein complex subunit 5 — protein sequence MPATFLHRFVLSIGFLSLFHSAYSAAQHRSYLRLNELDFTHLPLDIIIQALISLFVIMYGVMNVAGDFKEIKASAELENKSWETFRNIPSFYTFSHRGKFLAFPHQTGNKKHN from the exons atgccaGCGACCTTTTTGCACCGTTTTGTTCTAAGTATTGGGTTTTTATCACTGTTCCACTCGGCGTATTCGGCAGCCCAAC ATCGTTCGTATTTGCGTTTAAATGAGCTGGATTTTACGCACTTGCCGCTTGAT ATTATAATCCAGGCTTTAATTAGCCTTTTTGTTATCATGTACGGAGTAATGAACGTTGCGGGCGATTTCAAGGAAATAAAAGCCTCAGCCGAGCTGGAAAACAAGTCTTGGGAGACATTCCGCAACATTCCTTCGTTTTACACATTCAGTCATCGCGGCAAGTTCCTCGCGTTTCCGCATCAGACAgggaataaaaaacacaactga
- the Serinc gene encoding probable serine incorporator isoform X3 produces MGAVLGLCSAAQLACCCGSTACSLCCSACPSCRNSTSSRIMYALMLLLGTITACIMLAPGLQDLLRKVPFCTNSTNNYLPNSVSINCDHAVGYLAVYRICFVLTCFFVLMAVMMIRVKSSRDPRSGIQNGFWGLKYLLVIGGIIGAFFIPEGSFGETWMYFGMIGGFLFILIQLILIIDFAHSWAEAWVGNYEETESKGWYFALLAITFLNYALTITGIVLLFVFFTKSDGCDLNKFFISFNLILSVIVSAISILPAVQDKLPRSGLLQSSVVSLYVTYLTWSAVANSPESSCNPGLLGIVGAGSTKKDNEMTFDGEGIVGLIVWMCCVLYSSLRSASQSSKITMSENMLVKDNGAGYIPIAGRDDGDGGEKGEKKVWDNEEESVAYSWSFFHIMFALATLYVMMTLTNWYKPNSSLSKANSASMWIKMISSWLCVILYGWTLVAPIVLRDREFN; encoded by the exons ATGGGGGCTGTCTTAGGCCTGTGCTCAGCTGCCCAG CTGGCCTGCTGCTGCGGGAGCACTGCTTGCTCCCTATGCTGCTCAGCATGTCCCTCTTGTCGCAACTCGACGTCGTCCCGGATCATGTACGCTCTGATGCTGCTCCTGGGGACTATAACCGCCTGCATTATGCTAGCCCCCGGTTTGCAGGACCTCCTGCGAAAAGTGCCGTTTTGTACAAACAGCACGAACAACTATCTCCCGAATTCCGTCTCGATTAATTGCGACCATGCCGTGGGCTATCTTGCAGTTTACcgaatttgtttcgttttaaCTTGTTTCTTTGTCCTAATGGCCGTCATGATGATTCGGGTGAAGTCGTCCCGCGACCCGAGAAGTGGCATCCAGAACGG TTTTTGGGGGCTGAAGTATTTGCTGGTCATTGGTGGGATAATCGGGGCGTTTTTCATCCCCGAAGGGTCGTTTGGGGAGACTTGGATGTATTTTGGGATGATTGGGGGCTTTCTGTTTATTTTGATTCAGTTGATTTTGATTATTGATTTTGCGCATTCGTGGGCCGAGGCTTGGGTCGGTAATTACGAGGAGACCGAATCCAAGGGGTGGTACTTTGCCCTCCTTGCGATCACGTTCCTTAATTACGCCTTGACCATCACTGGAATCGTTCTCCTGTTTGTGTTTTTCACAAAA TCTGATGGTTGTGACCTGAACAAATTCTTTATTTCCTTCAATTTGATTTTGTCGGTTATTGTAAGTGCGATATCGATTTTGCCGGCGGTTCAGGATAAGTTGCCACGGTCAGGTCTTCTCCAGTCGTCAGTTGTCTCGCTTTATGTAACTTATTTGACTTGGTCAGCAGTTGCAAATTCGCCAG AATCTAGTTGCAATCCTGGTCTTTTGGGTATTGTGGGTGCTGGTAGTACGAAAAAAGACAATGAGATGACTTTTGATGGTGAGGGAATCGTCGGTTTGATCGTTTGGATGTGTTGCGTATTGTATTCCTCTCTACGTTCTGCCAGCcaatcgtcaaaaattacaatgtcAGAGAATATGCTGGTTAAAGACAACGGAGCCG GCTATATCCCTATCGCAGGTAGAGATGACGGGGACGGGGGTGAAAAGGGCGAGAAGAAGGTGTGGGATAACGAGGAAGAATCGGTTGCTTATTCGTGGAGTTTCTTCCACATTATGTTCGCTTTAGCCACACTGTATGTCATGATGACTCTGACCAACTGGTACAA GCCAAACTCCAGCTTGAGTAAAGCCAACTCGGCTTCAATGTGGATCAAGATGATTTCGAGCTGGTTGTGTGTGATCTTATATGGGTGGACTCTGGTCGCTCCCATCGTCTTACGAGACcgcgaatttaattaa
- the Serinc gene encoding probable serine incorporator isoform X2, which yields MGAVLGLCSAAQLACCCGSTACSLCCSACPSCRNSTSSRIMYALMLLLGTITACIMLAPGLQDLLRKVPFCTNSTNNYLPNSVSINCDHAVGYLAVYRICFVLTCFFVLMAVMMIRVKSSRDPRSGIQNGFWGLKYLLVIGGIIGAFFIPEGSFGETWMYFGMIGGFLFILIQLILIIDFAHSWAEAWVGNYEETESKGWYFALLAITFLNYALTITGIVLLFVFFTKSDGCDLNKFFISFNLILSVIVSAISILPAVQDKLPRSGLLQSSVVSLYVTYLTWSAVANSPESSCNPGLLGIVGAGSTKKDNEMTFDGEGIVGLIVWMCCVLYSSLRSASQSSKITMSENMLVKDNGAVRGSGSDNLVENEGRDDGDGGEKGEKKVWDNEEESVAYSWSFFHIMFALATLYVMMTLTNWYKPNSSLSKANSASMWIKMISSWLCVILYGWTLVAPIVLRDREFN from the exons ATGGGGGCTGTCTTAGGCCTGTGCTCAGCTGCCCAG CTGGCCTGCTGCTGCGGGAGCACTGCTTGCTCCCTATGCTGCTCAGCATGTCCCTCTTGTCGCAACTCGACGTCGTCCCGGATCATGTACGCTCTGATGCTGCTCCTGGGGACTATAACCGCCTGCATTATGCTAGCCCCCGGTTTGCAGGACCTCCTGCGAAAAGTGCCGTTTTGTACAAACAGCACGAACAACTATCTCCCGAATTCCGTCTCGATTAATTGCGACCATGCCGTGGGCTATCTTGCAGTTTACcgaatttgtttcgttttaaCTTGTTTCTTTGTCCTAATGGCCGTCATGATGATTCGGGTGAAGTCGTCCCGCGACCCGAGAAGTGGCATCCAGAACGG TTTTTGGGGGCTGAAGTATTTGCTGGTCATTGGTGGGATAATCGGGGCGTTTTTCATCCCCGAAGGGTCGTTTGGGGAGACTTGGATGTATTTTGGGATGATTGGGGGCTTTCTGTTTATTTTGATTCAGTTGATTTTGATTATTGATTTTGCGCATTCGTGGGCCGAGGCTTGGGTCGGTAATTACGAGGAGACCGAATCCAAGGGGTGGTACTTTGCCCTCCTTGCGATCACGTTCCTTAATTACGCCTTGACCATCACTGGAATCGTTCTCCTGTTTGTGTTTTTCACAAAA TCTGATGGTTGTGACCTGAACAAATTCTTTATTTCCTTCAATTTGATTTTGTCGGTTATTGTAAGTGCGATATCGATTTTGCCGGCGGTTCAGGATAAGTTGCCACGGTCAGGTCTTCTCCAGTCGTCAGTTGTCTCGCTTTATGTAACTTATTTGACTTGGTCAGCAGTTGCAAATTCGCCAG AATCTAGTTGCAATCCTGGTCTTTTGGGTATTGTGGGTGCTGGTAGTACGAAAAAAGACAATGAGATGACTTTTGATGGTGAGGGAATCGTCGGTTTGATCGTTTGGATGTGTTGCGTATTGTATTCCTCTCTACGTTCTGCCAGCcaatcgtcaaaaattacaatgtcAGAGAATATGCTGGTTAAAGACAACGGAGCCG TTAGGGGCAGCGGCTCGGACAACCTCGTTGAAAACGAAG GTAGAGATGACGGGGACGGGGGTGAAAAGGGCGAGAAGAAGGTGTGGGATAACGAGGAAGAATCGGTTGCTTATTCGTGGAGTTTCTTCCACATTATGTTCGCTTTAGCCACACTGTATGTCATGATGACTCTGACCAACTGGTACAA GCCAAACTCCAGCTTGAGTAAAGCCAACTCGGCTTCAATGTGGATCAAGATGATTTCGAGCTGGTTGTGTGTGATCTTATATGGGTGGACTCTGGTCGCTCCCATCGTCTTACGAGACcgcgaatttaattaa
- the Serinc gene encoding probable serine incorporator isoform X4, protein MGAVLGLCSAAQLACCCGSTACSLCCSACPSCRNSTSSRIMYALMLLLGTITACIMLAPGLQDLLRKVPFCTNSTNNYLPNSVSINCDHAVGYLAVYRICFVLTCFFVLMAVMMIRVKSSRDPRSGIQNGFWGLKYLLVIGGIIGAFFIPEGSFGETWMYFGMIGGFLFILIQLILIIDFAHSWAEAWVGNYEETESKGWYFALLAITFLNYALTITGIVLLFVFFTKSDGCDLNKFFISFNLILSVIVSAISILPAVQDKLPRSGLLQSSVVSLYVTYLTWSAVANSPESSCNPGLLGIVGAGSTKKDNEMTFDGEGIVGLIVWMCCVLYSSLRSASQSSKITMSENMLVKDNGAGRDDGDGGEKGEKKVWDNEEESVAYSWSFFHIMFALATLYVMMTLTNWYKPNSSLSKANSASMWIKMISSWLCVILYGWTLVAPIVLRDREFN, encoded by the exons ATGGGGGCTGTCTTAGGCCTGTGCTCAGCTGCCCAG CTGGCCTGCTGCTGCGGGAGCACTGCTTGCTCCCTATGCTGCTCAGCATGTCCCTCTTGTCGCAACTCGACGTCGTCCCGGATCATGTACGCTCTGATGCTGCTCCTGGGGACTATAACCGCCTGCATTATGCTAGCCCCCGGTTTGCAGGACCTCCTGCGAAAAGTGCCGTTTTGTACAAACAGCACGAACAACTATCTCCCGAATTCCGTCTCGATTAATTGCGACCATGCCGTGGGCTATCTTGCAGTTTACcgaatttgtttcgttttaaCTTGTTTCTTTGTCCTAATGGCCGTCATGATGATTCGGGTGAAGTCGTCCCGCGACCCGAGAAGTGGCATCCAGAACGG TTTTTGGGGGCTGAAGTATTTGCTGGTCATTGGTGGGATAATCGGGGCGTTTTTCATCCCCGAAGGGTCGTTTGGGGAGACTTGGATGTATTTTGGGATGATTGGGGGCTTTCTGTTTATTTTGATTCAGTTGATTTTGATTATTGATTTTGCGCATTCGTGGGCCGAGGCTTGGGTCGGTAATTACGAGGAGACCGAATCCAAGGGGTGGTACTTTGCCCTCCTTGCGATCACGTTCCTTAATTACGCCTTGACCATCACTGGAATCGTTCTCCTGTTTGTGTTTTTCACAAAA TCTGATGGTTGTGACCTGAACAAATTCTTTATTTCCTTCAATTTGATTTTGTCGGTTATTGTAAGTGCGATATCGATTTTGCCGGCGGTTCAGGATAAGTTGCCACGGTCAGGTCTTCTCCAGTCGTCAGTTGTCTCGCTTTATGTAACTTATTTGACTTGGTCAGCAGTTGCAAATTCGCCAG AATCTAGTTGCAATCCTGGTCTTTTGGGTATTGTGGGTGCTGGTAGTACGAAAAAAGACAATGAGATGACTTTTGATGGTGAGGGAATCGTCGGTTTGATCGTTTGGATGTGTTGCGTATTGTATTCCTCTCTACGTTCTGCCAGCcaatcgtcaaaaattacaatgtcAGAGAATATGCTGGTTAAAGACAACGGAGCCG GTAGAGATGACGGGGACGGGGGTGAAAAGGGCGAGAAGAAGGTGTGGGATAACGAGGAAGAATCGGTTGCTTATTCGTGGAGTTTCTTCCACATTATGTTCGCTTTAGCCACACTGTATGTCATGATGACTCTGACCAACTGGTACAA GCCAAACTCCAGCTTGAGTAAAGCCAACTCGGCTTCAATGTGGATCAAGATGATTTCGAGCTGGTTGTGTGTGATCTTATATGGGTGGACTCTGGTCGCTCCCATCGTCTTACGAGACcgcgaatttaattaa
- the Serinc gene encoding probable serine incorporator isoform X1 encodes MGAVLGLCSAAQLACCCGSTACSLCCSACPSCRNSTSSRIMYALMLLLGTITACIMLAPGLQDLLRKVPFCTNSTNNYLPNSVSINCDHAVGYLAVYRICFVLTCFFVLMAVMMIRVKSSRDPRSGIQNGFWGLKYLLVIGGIIGAFFIPEGSFGETWMYFGMIGGFLFILIQLILIIDFAHSWAEAWVGNYEETESKGWYFALLAITFLNYALTITGIVLLFVFFTKSDGCDLNKFFISFNLILSVIVSAISILPAVQDKLPRSGLLQSSVVSLYVTYLTWSAVANSPESSCNPGLLGIVGAGSTKKDNEMTFDGEGIVGLIVWMCCVLYSSLRSASQSSKITMSENMLVKDNGAVRGSGSDNLVENEGYIPIAGRDDGDGGEKGEKKVWDNEEESVAYSWSFFHIMFALATLYVMMTLTNWYKPNSSLSKANSASMWIKMISSWLCVILYGWTLVAPIVLRDREFN; translated from the exons ATGGGGGCTGTCTTAGGCCTGTGCTCAGCTGCCCAG CTGGCCTGCTGCTGCGGGAGCACTGCTTGCTCCCTATGCTGCTCAGCATGTCCCTCTTGTCGCAACTCGACGTCGTCCCGGATCATGTACGCTCTGATGCTGCTCCTGGGGACTATAACCGCCTGCATTATGCTAGCCCCCGGTTTGCAGGACCTCCTGCGAAAAGTGCCGTTTTGTACAAACAGCACGAACAACTATCTCCCGAATTCCGTCTCGATTAATTGCGACCATGCCGTGGGCTATCTTGCAGTTTACcgaatttgtttcgttttaaCTTGTTTCTTTGTCCTAATGGCCGTCATGATGATTCGGGTGAAGTCGTCCCGCGACCCGAGAAGTGGCATCCAGAACGG TTTTTGGGGGCTGAAGTATTTGCTGGTCATTGGTGGGATAATCGGGGCGTTTTTCATCCCCGAAGGGTCGTTTGGGGAGACTTGGATGTATTTTGGGATGATTGGGGGCTTTCTGTTTATTTTGATTCAGTTGATTTTGATTATTGATTTTGCGCATTCGTGGGCCGAGGCTTGGGTCGGTAATTACGAGGAGACCGAATCCAAGGGGTGGTACTTTGCCCTCCTTGCGATCACGTTCCTTAATTACGCCTTGACCATCACTGGAATCGTTCTCCTGTTTGTGTTTTTCACAAAA TCTGATGGTTGTGACCTGAACAAATTCTTTATTTCCTTCAATTTGATTTTGTCGGTTATTGTAAGTGCGATATCGATTTTGCCGGCGGTTCAGGATAAGTTGCCACGGTCAGGTCTTCTCCAGTCGTCAGTTGTCTCGCTTTATGTAACTTATTTGACTTGGTCAGCAGTTGCAAATTCGCCAG AATCTAGTTGCAATCCTGGTCTTTTGGGTATTGTGGGTGCTGGTAGTACGAAAAAAGACAATGAGATGACTTTTGATGGTGAGGGAATCGTCGGTTTGATCGTTTGGATGTGTTGCGTATTGTATTCCTCTCTACGTTCTGCCAGCcaatcgtcaaaaattacaatgtcAGAGAATATGCTGGTTAAAGACAACGGAGCCG TTAGGGGCAGCGGCTCGGACAACCTCGTTGAAAACGAAG GCTATATCCCTATCGCAGGTAGAGATGACGGGGACGGGGGTGAAAAGGGCGAGAAGAAGGTGTGGGATAACGAGGAAGAATCGGTTGCTTATTCGTGGAGTTTCTTCCACATTATGTTCGCTTTAGCCACACTGTATGTCATGATGACTCTGACCAACTGGTACAA GCCAAACTCCAGCTTGAGTAAAGCCAACTCGGCTTCAATGTGGATCAAGATGATTTCGAGCTGGTTGTGTGTGATCTTATATGGGTGGACTCTGGTCGCTCCCATCGTCTTACGAGACcgcgaatttaattaa
- the Ptpa gene encoding serine/threonine-protein phosphatase 2A activator, whose amino-acid sequence MNRTIMSESFAVGIGPAAPRGRSAASVATTVGSDHVFEVPTKLIKTPADMKIWEKSEAYFEFLGFILAINEAVKGKSNSRGSENASEEVQKVIELLNKLDTKIDETPAVQQPQRFGNVAFRTWYQKLRDESLVLLQDVLPTELNAAVPEIVSYLVESFGNSTRIDYGTGHEISFIMFLCCLYKIGFLKQHDKTATGCAIFTRYLDLARKLQKTYRMEPAGSHGVWSLDDYQFVPFIWGSSQLFAHPIIEPSGFLVPQILNQYGEDFMFLTCIQYINSVKSGPFAEHSNQLWSISGVSSWTKINGGLIKMYKAEVLSKFPVVQHIVFGSLFTLRPMEQSSGMMTAKTSMVPPPVPFPARSSSTLGSMERESNESVKSTSIEQKKSVSTVSSKRESVQSSVKGSQVTDRSSVVSAPSEEMSKVSAEEKSEGSGSQGDNGAAN is encoded by the exons atgaatagAACAATTATGTCCGAGTCTTTCGCGGTGGGTATCGGGCCTGCGGCCCCGCGGGGCCGCTCGGCGGCCTCCGTTGCCACCACAG TGGGGTCCGACCACGTCTTCGAAGTCCCCACAAAACTGATCAAAACACCGGCTGATATGAAAATCTGGGAGAAATCCGAGGCCTATTTT GAATTTTTGGGGTTCATTCTGGCCATAAACGAGGCAGTTAAAGGCAAAAGCAATTCGCGCGGGAGCGAAAACGCCTCCGAGGAAGTCCAGAAAGTGATCGAGTTGTTGAACAAGCTTGACACGAAAATCGACGAAACGCCCGCTGTACAACAGCCCCAAAGGTTCGGAAACGTGGCGTTCAGGACCTGGTACCAGAAACTGCGAGAT GAGTCGCTTGTCTTGCTCCAGGATGTGCTCCCGACTGAATTAAATGCCGCCGTCCCCGAGATCGTTTCATATTTGGTGGAATCGTTCGGGAATTCCACACGGATTGACTACGGGACGGGGCACGAAATTTCATTCATTATGTTCCTGTGCTGTTTGTATAAAATCGGGTTTTTGAAACAACATGATAAGACAGCCACTGGCTGTGCCATTTTTACGCGGTATTTGGACTTGGCGCGGAAATTACAAAAGACCTACCGGATGGAGCCCGCCGGAAGTCACGGCGTTTGGAGTCTGGACGACTACCAGTTTGTGCCGTTTATTTGGGGCAGCTCGCAGCTGTTTG CCCATCCGATCATTGAACCGTCGGGTTTTTTGGTGCCGCAAATTTTAAACCAGTATGGAGAGGACTTCATGTTCCTCACTTGCATCCAGTACATAAACTCAGTAAAAAGCGGCCCTTTTGCCGAGCACTCGAACCAGCTTTGGAGCATAAGCGGAGTGTCCTCCTGGACGAAAATCAACGGGGGCCTAATTAAAATGTACAAAGCGGAAGTTTTGAGCAAGTTTCCGGTTGTGCAACACATCGTTTTTGGGTCGTTGTTTACGCTCAGACCCATGGAACAGTCATCTGGGATGATGACGGCCAAGACCAGCATGGTACCGCCCCCAGTACCGTTCCCTGCTAGGTCGTCCTCAACGCTGGGTTCCATGGAACGAGAGTCGAATGAGTCCGTCAAAAGCACTTCAATTGAGCAGAAAAAGAGCGTCTCGACCGTTTCGAGTAAAAGGGAGTCGGTGCAAAGTTCAGTTAAAGGGTCACAAGTGACTGATCGGAGCTCGGTTGTGTCGGCACCCAGCGAGGAAATGTCGAAGGTTTCAGCGGAGGAAAAATCTGAAGGGAGTGGGTCTCAAGGGGACAACGGAGcggcaaattaa
- the Mpp6 gene encoding M-phase phosphoprotein 6: MQGPKPVQLSKSILDMKFMKRTKERVLKEQEDAEGKAMYSNEITDEMKKSGTIVFTETSIFNCRNLIEGRLSFGGMNPEIEKLMSNDYTRKKQEVEKRKETDVSDAQMAQEYSTLVNTMANKFSGKKNRNKRKFIKPSEDF, encoded by the coding sequence ATGCAAGGGCCTAAACCAGTTCAATTGTCCAAGTCCATCCTGGACATGAAGTTTATGAAACGTACGAAGGAAAGGGTGCTCAAGGAGCAGGAAGATGCCGAGGGCAAAGCCATGTATTCCAATGAAATCACCGACGAAATGAAGAAAAGCGGGACCATTGTATTCACAGAAACGAGTATCTTTAACTGCCGAAATTTAATCGAAGGGCGCTTATCATTTGGTGGCATGAATCCGGAAATAGAGAAACTGATGTCTAACGATTACACTAGGAAGAAACAAGAGGTGGAAAAACGCAAAGAAACCGACGTTAGTGACGCCCAAATGGCTCAGGAATACTCCACTCTAGTTAACACAATGGCAAATAAATTCAGCGGgaagaaaaacagaaataagcGGAAGTTTATAAAGCCATCTGAAGACTTCTAG